In the Roseomonas aeriglobus genome, one interval contains:
- a CDS encoding DUF736 domain-containing protein, translating into MNIGQIKQNDAGIFMGRISTLAVAMTIALKPVQSSNPRAPRYEIHALTPGRTWVQVGAFFELTSNNTGEAFLNGRIDDPSLAAPLQVSAFRQDDGSYNVVWQRAQKRRDVGAALGVKADDGEPALPFTADGRDVATSGAGDDTGDGLGASTAPVDERV; encoded by the coding sequence ATGAACATCGGTCAGATCAAGCAGAACGACGCGGGCATCTTCATGGGCCGCATTTCCACCCTCGCGGTCGCGATGACGATCGCGCTGAAGCCGGTCCAGTCGTCCAATCCGCGCGCCCCGCGCTACGAGATCCATGCGCTCACCCCGGGCCGGACGTGGGTGCAGGTCGGCGCGTTCTTTGAACTCACCTCCAACAACACCGGCGAGGCGTTCCTCAACGGCCGCATCGACGATCCGTCGCTCGCCGCGCCGCTCCAGGTCTCGGCCTTCCGCCAGGACGACGGCTCGTACAACGTCGTGTGGCAGCGCGCCCAGAAGCGCCGCGACGTCGGTGCCGCGCTCGGGGTCAAGGCGGACGATGGCGAACCCGCGCTGCCCTTCACCGCCGATGGCCGTGACGTGGCGACCTCGGGCGCAGGCGATGACACCGGAGACGGGCTGGGTGCCAGCACCGCGCCGGTCGACGAGAGGGTCTGA
- a CDS encoding type II toxin-antitoxin system Phd/YefM family antitoxin, whose amino-acid sequence MTPTIEKARSTDVSKRFGFYYDEAMTHPIAIERNGAARVVMLPASEFERLSRLDHLALSPQELSDEAIHAIRTATPSAGSVQNDQYVD is encoded by the coding sequence ATGACCCCTACAATCGAAAAGGCCAGATCGACCGACGTGTCGAAGCGGTTCGGCTTCTATTACGACGAGGCGATGACGCATCCGATCGCGATCGAGCGCAACGGCGCTGCCCGCGTGGTCATGCTACCCGCCTCCGAGTTCGAACGCTTGTCCCGCCTCGATCACCTCGCGCTCTCGCCGCAGGAGTTGAGCGATGAAGCCATCCACGCCATCAGGACCGCGACGCCCAGCGCCGGGTCCGTCCAGAACGATCAGTACGTCGATTGA
- a CDS encoding single-stranded DNA-binding protein, with protein MNNVNLVGRLTRTPELREVNRATSVATIFVATDRPKLNKDGHTYKGDDGFTVKETEYHKVTCFNGLAKAIAGNRKKGDLIAIEGRLHYTRWQDSDGNDRYGCEIIADRAEFY; from the coding sequence ATGAACAACGTGAACCTCGTCGGCCGCCTGACCCGCACCCCCGAACTGCGCGAAGTCAATCGCGCCACCAGCGTCGCGACCATCTTCGTGGCGACCGATCGCCCGAAGCTCAACAAGGACGGCCACACCTACAAAGGCGACGACGGCTTCACCGTCAAGGAGACCGAATACCACAAGGTCACCTGCTTCAACGGCCTCGCCAAGGCGATCGCCGGCAACCGCAAGAAGGGCGACCTCATCGCCATCGAGGGACGCCTGCACTACACCCGCTGGCAGGACAGCGACGGCAACGACCGCTACGGCTGCGAGATCATCGCCGATCGCGCCGAGTTCTACTGA
- a CDS encoding DUF2493 domain-containing protein gives MTKYSNFNDMGRAINERRADEDTTETYQGAFIEASEMAKLSIVSEAEKLDMPDPEQAAHAVEQMLATMFDVFRDTRMEEFAADLAWGFVNSFHMVAKRIEGREDDAAKKLGDLVRSYDPSEIYAVELEETQLLCQTLENCAEAMRCMRDHAGNVYRVETGRPFSTVRGSRVSSKLTASMIDGADYLAARAAKRRDEHNPSGPIVAFSGGMEWHDHEQLFERLDQIKRRIPSMVLMTTAMNKGADAIAASWAASREVKLVRMFLDKRHGNRGGFLRNDRIASLRPVEAIVCEGSGVQIDFARKLRTAGVPLHVFRKDGQAPVQPSQRGRRA, from the coding sequence ATGACCAAGTACAGCAACTTCAACGACATGGGCCGCGCGATCAACGAGCGCCGCGCCGACGAGGACACCACCGAGACCTATCAGGGGGCGTTCATCGAGGCGAGCGAGATGGCCAAGCTTTCCATCGTCAGCGAAGCCGAAAAGCTGGACATGCCCGACCCGGAGCAGGCCGCGCACGCCGTCGAGCAGATGCTGGCGACGATGTTCGACGTGTTCCGCGACACCCGCATGGAAGAATTCGCCGCCGATCTCGCATGGGGTTTCGTCAACAGCTTCCACATGGTGGCCAAGCGCATCGAGGGGCGGGAGGATGACGCCGCCAAGAAGCTGGGCGACCTGGTGCGCAGCTACGACCCCTCGGAGATCTACGCGGTGGAGCTCGAAGAGACCCAGCTGCTCTGCCAGACCCTCGAGAATTGCGCCGAGGCGATGCGCTGCATGCGGGACCACGCCGGGAACGTGTATCGCGTCGAGACCGGACGGCCCTTCTCGACCGTCCGCGGCAGCAGGGTGTCGTCCAAGCTGACCGCCTCGATGATCGACGGTGCCGACTATCTGGCGGCACGCGCGGCAAAGCGTCGGGACGAGCACAACCCGAGCGGCCCGATTGTCGCCTTCTCGGGCGGCATGGAATGGCACGACCACGAGCAGCTCTTCGAACGCCTCGACCAGATCAAGCGTCGCATCCCGTCGATGGTCCTGATGACCACCGCCATGAACAAGGGTGCCGACGCCATCGCAGCGTCGTGGGCGGCCTCGCGCGAGGTCAAGCTGGTGCGCATGTTCCTCGACAAGCGCCACGGCAACCGGGGCGGGTTCCTGCGCAACGACCGCATCGCCTCGCTGCGTCCCGTCGAAGCGATCGTCTGCGAAGGATCGGGCGTCCAGATCGACTTCGCGCGCAAGCTGCGAACCGCCGGCGTACCGCTCCACGTCTTCCGCAAGGACGGACAGGCGCCGGTGCAGCCCAGCCAGCGCGGCCGTCGCGCCTGA
- a CDS encoding type IV secretion system DNA-binding domain-containing protein produces MRSGDIRFNGQAATVKHHSARGRITRNSGNFTRGSQLLASQYKMTWAGLQVPIWIWLGTFIVLFNIFVWLGLAEHEFQLDLMKLYSAIWTWVGGDKFHLINLTLRNGIVTKVPIGYVPYEPHVVHAWAKTVKIFLTTLVMSAFIAAPIIMWFIMWANKRGSDMLQERHNRGALLVERDVLVKTVSGHNRRKFRTECAEHDPPYVPELVAKAPILDRIDRGIHVPYTIAGIPYPWRLEQSHTMLIGTTGTGKTTQLRSHVSQLRARGHRAVIFDLTGVFVETFYNPETDVILNPMDERCAPWTLFDECRNYADFVSAASALIPSHPDDKEPFWQNAARMLFIEMCLKLQEMGEANNAAIAHHLMQADLKSINAKLDDTIAAPLTTEKAARMAESIRSVLNVNGQALRFMPDPVPGGPPAFSIRDWIATDNRDGSIMFITGSYNDLEMTRGLFTLWIDLAVNNLMRLPKTRDLRTWYLFDEVHALHALPGIEHGLQSARNFGGAFVLGIHSFDKLVATYGLQNATALTGLARTKLILATADRTTAEKCSEFIGSREVRQMDEAYSYGYNNTRDASTLTPRTAIEPLVIPDDINNLPSLHGFVKFPDGFPAARIELKYRSYAEVAPGAVPRKNFKPTEYVSPEDRRRQNTRNNGADEGGEGGREHTPTRPVGGVEAKERQEPDLTASQPEKARSEAEKAAAAMEVTGSLPVVIDQITGKGVASSPTGVDAVRASDAATRVGGEPSKPVTGGSSSLDAQLGGMGMSPIENRAGPQSGVDPTRGEASRHAPESRSDRGDADRHEDQATRELRDGFATQRDPDHHHRHHGPDHSPEIDDDMDMGM; encoded by the coding sequence ATGCGTAGCGGCGACATCCGGTTCAACGGTCAGGCGGCGACCGTAAAGCACCATTCCGCGCGGGGGCGAATCACCCGCAACTCGGGCAATTTCACCCGCGGTTCGCAGCTTCTCGCCAGTCAGTACAAGATGACCTGGGCGGGCCTCCAGGTGCCCATCTGGATATGGCTGGGGACGTTCATCGTCCTGTTCAATATCTTCGTCTGGCTGGGCCTCGCCGAGCATGAGTTCCAGCTCGACCTGATGAAGCTCTATTCCGCCATCTGGACGTGGGTCGGCGGGGACAAATTCCACCTCATCAACCTGACCTTGCGAAACGGCATCGTGACCAAGGTTCCGATCGGCTACGTCCCCTACGAACCCCATGTCGTTCATGCCTGGGCGAAGACGGTCAAGATCTTCCTGACGACACTCGTCATGTCGGCCTTCATCGCAGCACCGATCATCATGTGGTTCATCATGTGGGCAAACAAGCGCGGCAGCGACATGCTCCAGGAACGCCACAACCGCGGCGCCCTGTTGGTCGAGCGTGACGTGCTCGTCAAAACTGTCAGCGGCCACAACCGGCGCAAGTTCCGCACCGAGTGCGCCGAACACGATCCGCCGTACGTCCCCGAACTCGTCGCCAAGGCTCCGATCCTCGATCGGATCGACCGGGGCATCCACGTTCCATACACGATCGCCGGCATCCCCTATCCGTGGCGGCTCGAACAGAGCCATACCATGCTCATCGGCACCACCGGCACCGGCAAGACGACCCAGCTGCGCAGCCACGTCTCGCAGCTTCGCGCGCGCGGTCATCGCGCGGTCATCTTTGACCTGACCGGCGTGTTCGTGGAGACGTTCTACAACCCAGAAACCGACGTCATTCTCAACCCTATGGACGAGCGTTGCGCGCCGTGGACGCTGTTCGACGAATGCCGCAACTATGCCGACTTCGTTTCGGCCGCATCGGCCCTCATTCCCTCGCATCCCGACGACAAGGAACCGTTCTGGCAGAACGCCGCGCGGATGCTCTTCATCGAGATGTGCCTGAAGCTTCAAGAGATGGGTGAGGCGAACAACGCCGCGATCGCGCACCACCTGATGCAGGCCGATCTGAAGTCGATCAACGCCAAGCTCGATGACACCATCGCCGCCCCGCTGACGACCGAGAAAGCCGCCCGCATGGCGGAATCGATCCGCTCGGTTCTGAACGTCAACGGACAGGCGCTACGCTTCATGCCGGACCCTGTCCCGGGCGGCCCGCCCGCCTTCTCGATCCGCGACTGGATCGCGACCGACAATCGCGACGGCTCGATCATGTTCATCACCGGCTCGTACAACGACCTCGAGATGACCCGCGGTCTGTTCACGCTGTGGATCGATCTGGCCGTCAACAACCTCATGCGCCTGCCCAAGACCCGTGACCTGCGGACCTGGTATCTGTTTGACGAAGTCCATGCGCTTCACGCGCTTCCTGGTATCGAGCATGGCCTCCAGTCGGCCCGCAACTTCGGCGGTGCGTTCGTCCTTGGGATCCACTCGTTCGACAAGCTGGTCGCGACCTATGGCTTGCAGAACGCGACCGCGCTCACCGGACTTGCGCGCACCAAGCTGATCCTCGCCACCGCCGATCGAACCACAGCCGAAAAGTGCTCCGAGTTCATCGGCAGCCGCGAGGTCCGCCAGATGGATGAGGCCTACAGCTACGGCTACAACAACACCCGCGACGCCTCGACCCTCACGCCTCGCACGGCGATCGAGCCGCTGGTCATCCCCGACGACATCAACAACCTGCCGTCGCTCCACGGCTTCGTGAAGTTTCCCGATGGATTTCCTGCTGCGCGGATCGAACTCAAATACCGCTCCTATGCCGAGGTCGCGCCGGGGGCGGTGCCCCGCAAGAACTTCAAGCCTACCGAATACGTCTCGCCGGAAGACCGGCGTCGTCAGAACACCCGGAACAATGGCGCGGATGAGGGGGGTGAGGGTGGCCGCGAGCATACCCCCACACGGCCTGTGGGGGGCGTGGAGGCGAAGGAAAGGCAAGAGCCGGACCTGACCGCCTCGCAGCCCGAGAAGGCGCGTAGCGAGGCTGAAAAGGCGGCTGCGGCGATGGAGGTCACCGGGTCGCTGCCGGTGGTGATCGATCAGATAACCGGCAAGGGCGTCGCCAGCAGCCCGACCGGCGTCGATGCCGTCCGCGCGTCGGATGCCGCAACGAGGGTCGGGGGCGAACCTTCCAAGCCTGTGACGGGAGGTTCATCCAGTCTGGATGCCCAACTCGGCGGCATGGGCATGTCCCCGATCGAGAACCGTGCGGGTCCGCAGAGCGGGGTGGATCCGACGCGCGGCGAGGCGTCACGCCATGCCCCGGAAAGCCGGTCCGATCGCGGTGATGCCGATCGCCACGAGGACCAGGCGACCCGCGAATTGCGCGATGGGTTTGCGACGCAGCGCGACCCCGATCACCACCATCGTCATCACGGCCCGGATCATTCGCCGGAGATCGATGACGACATGGACATGGGGATGTAG